Sequence from the Acidobacteriota bacterium genome:
CTTTCGGGTCGAGCGGTTTATCAAAGGTAAAGGTCAATCGGGTAATCGTCGGGTCAACATCCTGCGCGCCGTTTGCGAATGGCGCAAGGCTGGCAACGCGCGGCGTCAGGTCTTCAAAATTTTTGGCATCAAGGGTTATGCGTTTGGCGTAATCGTTGAAATAACCAATGACCATCGGCATAAACGAACGAAAAGTCGGGTAACTCGCGCGGTTGTTTTCATACGCGCCAAGCAAGGCAAACAACTCGCTCATCCACAAGAATCCGATATTGCGTTGTTGAATGACCTCTTTATTTGCCGATTCTTGCTCGTGTTCAAAGAGGTAACGCGCCACGGCGGCACGCACCAGCGATTCAAGCATCATTACCTGCCAGTTACCATAGGCAAGCTTTTGCATTTTCTCTCGAACCGGCGGATAAATTTTTTCTCCGGCATTTTTCAAAGCGGCTTCGTTGGCATAAACCAGATGGTTGATGAATGAGTGATTGAATTCGTGAATGATGGTCGAAAGCAATCGCTCGTTGTAAAGCGGCATTCCCTCTTTATCCATCTGCCAGGTGCCGATGATGGCATAGAGGTCTTCTTCGCCTTTCGGATGCACAACTTTCGGACCGTAATTGCCGCCGCCGTTTAACAATCCAATGTAGAGGTTAAAGGTGCCGCCTGGCACTTCGCCGTAAAAACGTTTATACCAATCGAAATCCACCTTGTTTAAGAGTTGTTGAAAGCGCTGCTCGGCGGTGTTGTATAACTCACTGTGGGCTTTGAAAAAATTTTCGCAATCGGCATCTTTGTAAAACTGCCGCAATAGCCTGGTGAACTCCTCGGCGTCGGCTTTGCCCCAGCGTCTATCGGGAATTTTGTCTGTGAAGGCAACACGAGGCGCAAGTTCCGGTGGCGGGCTGAGATGCACAGCCATATTCATGACGGCATCAAACCCGACGCCGTTTTGCTGTCGCACTTTCAACATCTGCTGAACGACGGCGTGTTGTTTGTATTTCGCGAAATGCCGGTTGACTTCATCAACATAGAGTTTGAAATCATTGCCACTGTACTCTTCAAACTCAGCGAGCCGCGCAACGATGCTCAAGAGTTCGACGCGGCGGTCAACTTTCGGAGCGATAAAAAATGGTTTTTGTCGAACTGGTTTTGCGATTTGCACAGGTCGAGATTCCGCCGGATTGCACAAAACAAGCAGTGAGACCAAAGATAAAATAACCGCTGAAATTTTTATTCTCATCATGTTTAGAAGCAATTGGTGGGAGGAAGTCAGGCTCTGGTTTTACTCAGAGCCTGAAAGAAGTTTTGGTTGACAAGCTTAAAAATGATCCGGGCTTTATCAATTTTTATTTGATAAATTCGCGAATGTATTGATTGACGAGTTGCGGTTTTTCGTGAATCACCCAGTGCGTGCCTTCGGGTATGCGTTTGATGGTGAGTTGCGGAACGAATTTATCCAGACCGTCGAGATTGCCGGTAAGCAACGCGGCATCCTTTTCGCCCCAGATGACCAGGGTCGGCACGTTCACCATTAACGAATTCATGCCTGATGCAAAATTGGCTTCGCTCTTTTGTCCTTCAGCCGGAGGGCCAACTCTGGCGGCGCGATAATAATTCAAACCGCCAGTGAGCGCGCCGGGTTGCGACCAGGCTTCGATATACATCTTTTTATCTTCTTCGTTGAAGACGCCGGTTTTGAGTCCTTCGCCTAAAACGATGTTGACCAACATTGCATAGTTATTCGCCGACAGCGTTTTCTCTGCATCAGGACCGCGAAACCACAACATATAACCGCTGGCTTTTTGTTGGGCGGGATTTTGCGCCAGTTCGCGGGCAAAGACACCCGGATGCGGCGCGTTGATGATGACGAGTTTTTCCAAATTTTCAGGATGCGCAATCGCAAATGCCCAGGCAATGGCTCCACCCCAATCGTGCGCAACCAATATAAATTTCCGGTGTCCGAGTTTTTCGGCAAGCAGGCGCAGGTCTTCGACCATGTATTTGACTTGATATTTTTCAAGCTCCGCAGGTTTTTCCGATAAATTGTAACCGCGCATATCGGGGGCTACGGCGGTGTAATCTTTGCCGAAGTCTTCGAGTTGATTTTTGTATTCGTACCAGAATTCGGGAAAGCCGTGAACGAACATCACCAGTTTTTTGCCTTCACCGGCTTTCACATAATGCAATTTGACGCCGTTGACTTCGGCGTATTGGTGCTTGAACATAACCTTTTTTGCTCCGTTCTTTTTGTCTTTCGCGCCGTCGGCATACGCCGAGAGCATCAAAGTGCCGACGACCAGACAGCTTGTCAGCAAACGAAAAATCCAGGGTGCGGTTTTGGTTTTCATAAGCGTTGCATCTCTTTCAATCGGGGATTTGAGTTGAGCGCGGGCATAAGACTCACACTCAACAAATAGAACTTTTTAACAGGTCTCTTCGATAATCTGTGAGAAGAAATCCTTGCGCTCATCGTTGAAGTGAGGCGCAATCAAAGCCCGTTCCTCAACGGATTCATTTCTTCTTTTTCGGTAGCGGGTTGAGATGTTGTTTCGGCGGACCTTCGTAAACCGCCTGGCAGCGTTGACAACGATGCAGGACATTACCCGCTGCGGCTTTGGCTAAATCCTCTTTTGAAGCCGTGAACCATTGTTTGATATGCCCTAAACAATTTTCGCCTTTTTCGTTTTTCACTGTACACACCGTCTGTCCGGGAAGCAGCGGCAGGTACGCGCCGGTTTTTTCCGTCGGCGGTTGAATGAATCTCGATTTAATGTCAGGAATTCCCGTTGAACTCATGATCGTCGCTCCAATGAAAAGAAATTTTGCGAGGCAATGTTAAGTGAAGCACGAGGCAGCGGTCAATGTGCGCGCCCAGAATCGCTTCGCGTAAAATGATTAAACCAGGCGAATCCGCTACTTCAAGCCCCTATGTCATCCTGACAGATGACATAAAAACCTGAAGAACATAAAAGGTTCACCCGGTAGTGAACCTTTTGTCATTTGTGATTATCAACGGCTTGGCAATGGTGAATTGCCTTCAGGGGCATCAGCTTTTCTTTTTGGCGATGCGATAGAGTTTCGACGCGGTGCGAATGATTAAACTGCCGCGCGCGATTGCCGGTGTCGCCATGCAAAACTCTTCCAATGAATTTTTGCCGATGACTTTGAATTCGTTGCCCGCTTGAATGACGAAGGTATCGCCGTCTTCGCTCAAGGCAAAAATCTTTCCGTTATAAGCCCACGGTGAAGAGGTGAAGGCAGTGGTAGCCGGGTCGATGCGTTGTTTGCCGTAAATCTCTTTGCCGGTTTTGGCATCGTGGGCGGTGAAAAAGCCCCGGTCATAGAGCGTGTAATAGTTATCGCCGTAAATGATTGGCGAGGGGTTGTAGGGCCCGGCTTGCGGTTGATACCAGGTGATGAATTGATTTGCAGTCTCGCCTTTTTTAAGCGAGATGTCACCGCTTGCGCCTGCGCGAATCG
This genomic interval carries:
- a CDS encoding DUF4932 domain-containing protein is translated as MQIAKPVRQKPFFIAPKVDRRVELLSIVARLAEFEEYSGNDFKLYVDEVNRHFAKYKQHAVVQQMLKVRQQNGVGFDAVMNMAVHLSPPPELAPRVAFTDKIPDRRWGKADAEEFTRLLRQFYKDADCENFFKAHSELYNTAEQRFQQLLNKVDFDWYKRFYGEVPGGTFNLYIGLLNGGGNYGPKVVHPKGEEDLYAIIGTWQMDKEGMPLYNERLLSTIIHEFNHSFINHLVYANEAALKNAGEKIYPPVREKMQKLAYGNWQVMMLESLVRAAVARYLFEHEQESANKEVIQQRNIGFLWMSELFALLGAYENNRASYPTFRSFMPMVIGYFNDYAKRITLDAKNFEDLTPRVASLAPFANGAQDVDPTITRLTFTFDKPLDPKGGVSINFGEGGREHFPITKVVGYNETGTTFTVEMQLKPDWQYEFALTGIAFKTRDGYPLQPYTVKFKTRK
- a CDS encoding alpha/beta hydrolase, with protein sequence MKTKTAPWIFRLLTSCLVVGTLMLSAYADGAKDKKNGAKKVMFKHQYAEVNGVKLHYVKAGEGKKLVMFVHGFPEFWYEYKNQLEDFGKDYTAVAPDMRGYNLSEKPAELEKYQVKYMVEDLRLLAEKLGHRKFILVAHDWGGAIAWAFAIAHPENLEKLVIINAPHPGVFARELAQNPAQQKASGYMLWFRGPDAEKTLSANNYAMLVNIVLGEGLKTGVFNEEDKKMYIEAWSQPGALTGGLNYYRAARVGPPAEGQKSEANFASGMNSLMVNVPTLVIWGEKDAALLTGNLDGLDKFVPQLTIKRIPEGTHWVIHEKPQLVNQYIREFIK